A DNA window from Acidimicrobiales bacterium contains the following coding sequences:
- a CDS encoding GAF and ANTAR domain-containing protein, protein MTDEPSREARIARVFVELTDTLVEDFDVIDLLTIVTTSCVDVLGADAAGLLLATGNGELKLVASSSDEVQLVELIALQAQEGACYEAFHSGTSVGAADLQDELRRWPLFAAAALAMNFRSVHSLPLRTRGGLIGVLGMFDCEVDGFSPDDLVVAQSFADVATLTVLQHRAVVEQQAVTNQLADALNSRVVIEQAKGVIAGQTGWPMEKAFDALRRYARGNRHKLVDVAASIIDGRIKVEDLD, encoded by the coding sequence GTGACTGACGAGCCTTCTCGCGAAGCGCGCATCGCGCGCGTCTTCGTCGAACTGACCGACACCCTCGTCGAGGACTTCGACGTCATCGACCTGCTGACCATCGTGACCACGAGTTGCGTCGACGTGCTGGGAGCCGATGCGGCGGGCCTCCTGCTCGCCACCGGCAACGGCGAACTCAAGCTGGTGGCGTCGTCGTCGGACGAGGTACAGCTCGTCGAGCTGATCGCCCTCCAGGCGCAGGAGGGCGCGTGCTACGAGGCGTTCCACAGCGGCACGTCGGTCGGCGCCGCCGACCTCCAGGACGAACTGCGGCGCTGGCCGCTGTTCGCCGCGGCCGCGCTGGCGATGAACTTCCGCTCCGTGCACTCGCTGCCGCTGCGGACCCGCGGCGGGCTCATCGGCGTGCTCGGCATGTTCGACTGCGAGGTCGACGGCTTCTCGCCCGACGATCTCGTCGTGGCGCAGTCCTTCGCCGACGTCGCGACGCTCACGGTGTTGCAACACCGCGCGGTGGTCGAGCAACAGGCCGTCACCAACCAGCTCGCCGACGCGTTGAACAGCCGCGTCGTGATCGAACAGGCCAAGGGCGTGATCGCCGGCCAGACGGGCTGGCCGATGGAAAAGGCGTTCGACGCCCTGCGCCGTTACGCCCGCGGCAATCGCCACAAGCTCGTCGACGTCGCCGCCTCCATCATCGACGGGCGGATCAAGGTCGAGGATCTGGACTGA
- a CDS encoding FGGY-family carbohydrate kinase has product MKRVLVVDVGTSSVRSSVVDENGKVAGLHQVPTLPASPEPGQVEFDPHAVADAARHTALEALRDAGASGVDAVGITNQRASTVVWDRMTGKPVGPGIGWQDLRTVVDCLVLQGQGIRVAPNVSATKVGWLLNQFDAERDRDLCFGTVDSWIAWSLSGGDTHVIDATNAGVTGMVDTSVTRWDDAVLSAIGIQHTLLPTIVDTAGVCGTATFLPGHPPIAALVGDQQASLVGQGCVQPGVAKITFGTGGMLDVVTGFDRPTKATRSAAGCFPIVAWRHAGETVWGLEGVMLSAGTCVEWLRDDLGVIATAEESDAVAASVADTGDVWFVPALLGLGTPEWDFGARGGLFGLTRGSTRAHVVRAVLEGIAHRGADLVEAAEADFGQPLRAIHVDGGMSGNATFVQALADACGRPIEVSPEREATTLGAAYLALVAIGAIASIADLAARWQPSHVVTPSGRPSQRDRWKQAVARAAKTIPELSGVEF; this is encoded by the coding sequence ATGAAGCGTGTGCTCGTCGTCGACGTCGGGACGTCGTCGGTGCGGTCGTCGGTGGTCGACGAGAACGGCAAGGTCGCGGGCTTGCACCAGGTGCCGACGCTGCCGGCGTCACCGGAACCCGGCCAGGTCGAGTTCGACCCGCACGCCGTGGCCGACGCGGCGCGTCACACCGCGCTCGAGGCGCTGCGCGACGCGGGCGCCAGCGGCGTGGACGCCGTCGGCATCACCAACCAGCGGGCATCGACGGTGGTGTGGGATCGGATGACGGGCAAGCCGGTCGGGCCCGGCATCGGCTGGCAGGATCTGCGCACCGTGGTCGACTGCCTCGTGCTGCAGGGCCAAGGCATTCGGGTGGCGCCCAACGTGTCGGCGACCAAGGTCGGCTGGTTGCTCAACCAGTTCGACGCCGAGCGCGATCGCGACTTGTGCTTCGGCACGGTCGACTCGTGGATCGCGTGGTCGCTGTCGGGCGGCGACACCCACGTAATCGACGCCACCAACGCCGGCGTCACCGGTATGGTCGACACCAGCGTCACGCGCTGGGACGACGCCGTGCTCTCCGCCATCGGCATCCAGCACACGTTGCTGCCCACGATCGTCGACACCGCCGGCGTGTGCGGCACCGCCACCTTCCTCCCCGGCCACCCGCCCATCGCCGCCCTCGTGGGCGATCAGCAGGCGTCGCTGGTCGGTCAGGGCTGCGTGCAGCCCGGCGTCGCCAAGATCACCTTCGGCACCGGCGGGATGCTCGACGTGGTCACCGGCTTCGATCGCCCGACCAAGGCGACGCGTTCGGCCGCCGGCTGCTTCCCCATCGTCGCCTGGCGCCACGCCGGCGAGACGGTGTGGGGCCTCGAAGGCGTGATGCTGTCGGCGGGCACGTGCGTCGAGTGGTTGCGCGACGACCTCGGCGTCATCGCGACCGCGGAGGAGTCCGACGCCGTCGCCGCGTCCGTCGCCGACACCGGCGACGTGTGGTTCGTGCCCGCCCTGCTCGGCTTGGGCACGCCGGAGTGGGACTTCGGCGCTCGCGGCGGCCTGTTCGGCCTCACCCGCGGCTCGACCCGCGCCCACGTCGTGCGCGCCGTGCTCGAAGGCATCGCCCACCGCGGCGCCGACCTGGTCGAGGCCGCCGAAGCCGACTTCGGCCAACCGCTGCGCGCCATCCACGTCGACGGCGGCATGTCGGGCAACGCCACCTTCGTGCAAGCCCTCGCCGACGCCTGCGGCCGCCCGATCGAGGTGTCGCCCGAACGCGAAGCGACGACGCTCGGCGCCGCCTATCTGGCGCTCGTCGCCATCGGCGCCATCGCCTCCATCGCCGATCTCGCGGCGCGCTGGCAGCCGTCGCACGTCGTCACACCGTCGGGCCGCCCGTCGCAACGCGACCGGTGGAAGCAAGCCGTGGCCCGCGCGGCCAAGACGATCCCCGAGCTCTCCGGAGTCGAGTTCTGA
- a CDS encoding FAD-binding oxidoreductase — translation MSATNRGAPTPPIAFAGSDVTARFASAAVTIPGDVVTRLRDACATVDDANAIAEAGRDWWPVAMHWALHGETPARAGVLARPTSTDEVAAVLRICNDAHVPVTPVAGRSGVCGASIPVFGGVGLDLTAMTGIVDVDDASLLVTARAGTFGDVFEDELRAAHNLTCGHWPQSINLSTVGGWAACRGAGQYSTRYGKIEDIVRGLEVVLANGTVVHTGGRGPRQAVGPDLNQLFVGSEGTLGVITEVQMRVHPVPTGEAKAAFGFESFAAGLEACRLILRADANPAVLRLYDARESRRHFATPRGQCVLLVLDEAAPPLVAANLAVAEDACAREGAELLDAHLVDHWLERRNDVAGLEAAVRNGLVVDTTEISGRWRDLPAIYDAVVAAMDALPGTVAVTSHQSHAYTDGACLYFTWAGQPSQETGGVEGYYNAAWDLITNTVLAHGGALSHHHGVGLNRSRFLVDALGHPGYDVLCGIKAALDPNGILNPGKFFPSTWGPVPWH, via the coding sequence ATGAGTGCGACCAACCGCGGCGCGCCGACGCCCCCGATCGCCTTCGCCGGCTCCGACGTCACCGCCCGCTTCGCGTCGGCCGCCGTCACGATCCCCGGCGACGTCGTCACGCGCCTGCGCGACGCGTGCGCCACCGTCGACGACGCCAACGCCATCGCCGAAGCCGGCCGCGACTGGTGGCCCGTCGCCATGCACTGGGCGCTGCACGGCGAGACGCCGGCGCGCGCCGGGGTGCTGGCGCGCCCGACGTCGACCGACGAAGTGGCGGCGGTGTTGCGCATCTGCAACGACGCCCACGTCCCGGTGACGCCCGTCGCCGGGCGCAGCGGCGTGTGCGGCGCGTCGATCCCGGTCTTCGGCGGCGTGGGTCTCGACCTCACCGCCATGACGGGCATCGTCGACGTCGACGACGCGTCGCTGCTCGTCACCGCCCGCGCCGGCACCTTCGGCGACGTGTTCGAAGACGAATTGCGCGCCGCCCACAACCTGACGTGTGGGCACTGGCCGCAGTCGATCAACCTGTCGACCGTCGGCGGCTGGGCCGCGTGCCGCGGCGCCGGCCAGTACTCGACGCGCTACGGCAAGATCGAAGACATCGTGCGGGGCCTCGAGGTCGTGCTCGCCAACGGGACGGTCGTGCACACCGGCGGGCGCGGCCCGCGCCAAGCCGTCGGCCCCGACCTCAACCAGTTGTTCGTCGGCTCCGAAGGCACCCTCGGCGTCATCACCGAAGTGCAGATGCGGGTCCACCCCGTCCCCACCGGCGAGGCCAAGGCGGCCTTCGGGTTCGAGTCGTTCGCCGCCGGCCTCGAAGCGTGCCGCCTCATCCTGCGGGCCGACGCCAACCCGGCCGTGCTGCGCCTCTACGACGCCCGCGAGAGCCGCCGGCACTTCGCCACCCCGCGGGGTCAGTGCGTGCTGCTCGTGCTCGACGAAGCCGCGCCCCCGCTCGTGGCCGCCAACCTGGCCGTCGCCGAAGACGCCTGCGCCAGGGAAGGCGCCGAGTTGCTCGACGCCCATCTCGTCGACCACTGGCTCGAGCGGCGCAACGACGTCGCCGGGTTGGAGGCAGCCGTGCGCAACGGCCTCGTCGTCGACACCACCGAGATCTCGGGCCGCTGGCGCGACCTACCGGCCATCTACGACGCGGTCGTCGCCGCCATGGACGCCCTGCCCGGCACCGTGGCCGTGACGTCACACCAGAGCCATGCCTACACCGACGGCGCCTGCCTGTACTTCACGTGGGCCGGCCAGCCGAGTCAGGAGACGGGCGGCGTCGAGGGCTACTACAACGCGGCGTGGGACCTGATCACCAACACCGTGCTGGCCCACGGCGGTGCGCTGTCACACCACCACGGCGTCGGGCTCAACCGCTCGCGCTTCCTGGTCGACGCCCTCGGCCATCCCGGCTACGACGTGCTGTGCGGCATCAAGGCGGCGCTGGACCCCAACGGCATCCTCAACCCCGGCAAGTTCTTCCCGTCGACGTGGGGACCGGTCCCCTGGCACTAG
- a CDS encoding glycerol-3-phosphate dehydrogenase/oxidase codes for MRFDRAENLARLGTDSFDMLVVGAGITGAGVALDAATRGLSVALVDKGDFASGTSSKSSKLVHGGLRYLNQREFRLVYENLHERQRLLNNAPHLVSPLPFLIPILGKDSAGNAALSKIYSGVLRTYDLTGGIRIGHRYKKLTKDEAFAHLPTLRPDRLASAFLYWDARADDARLTLTIARTAAQQGAVVANYAPVASLLKDSGRIRGAVLEDGTTIRASCVVNATGVWADHLQRLDGSAEPVHIRPAKGVHVTVSKDKVPADIAVVLNVPGDRRSIFVVPWGDKVYLGTTDTDYDGPIENPTCTAEDVEYILRAVNAATTATVTNDDVIGTWAGLRPLIADAKSTRTADLSRRHSVTTSPAGMVTVTGGKLTTYRQMAEDTVDVVTKHLGVKTRCKTKRFKLLDDRAEVDALARTDDLAAPLVAGLEYRRADAVFAARHEMVVSLTDVLARRTRALLLDRDAAVAAAPDVAALIAPDLGWSPDDVRAQVDEFRRIAAAEDQAQHA; via the coding sequence ATGAGGTTTGATCGGGCCGAGAACCTGGCGCGTCTCGGCACCGACTCCTTCGACATGCTCGTCGTGGGCGCCGGCATCACCGGCGCCGGCGTCGCCCTCGACGCCGCCACCCGCGGCCTGTCCGTCGCCCTGGTGGACAAGGGCGACTTCGCGTCGGGCACGTCGTCGAAGTCCTCGAAGCTGGTGCACGGCGGCCTGCGGTACTTGAACCAGCGCGAGTTCCGCCTCGTGTACGAGAACCTGCACGAGCGCCAGCGGCTGCTCAACAACGCGCCGCACCTCGTCTCCCCGCTCCCCTTCCTCATCCCGATTCTCGGCAAGGACAGCGCCGGCAACGCCGCGCTGTCGAAGATCTACTCAGGCGTCCTGCGGACCTACGACCTCACCGGCGGCATCCGCATCGGTCATCGCTACAAGAAGCTCACCAAGGACGAGGCCTTCGCCCACCTGCCGACGCTGCGCCCCGACCGCCTCGCCTCGGCGTTCCTGTACTGGGACGCCCGCGCCGACGACGCCCGCCTCACGCTCACCATCGCCCGCACCGCGGCGCAGCAGGGCGCGGTGGTGGCGAACTACGCGCCCGTCGCGTCGCTGCTCAAGGACAGCGGCCGCATCCGCGGCGCCGTGCTCGAGGACGGCACGACCATCCGCGCTAGCTGCGTCGTCAACGCCACGGGCGTGTGGGCCGATCACCTGCAACGCCTCGACGGCTCCGCCGAACCCGTCCACATCCGCCCGGCCAAGGGCGTGCACGTGACGGTGAGCAAGGACAAGGTGCCCGCCGACATCGCGGTGGTGCTCAACGTGCCCGGCGACCGCCGCTCGATCTTCGTGGTGCCGTGGGGCGACAAGGTGTACCTCGGCACCACCGACACCGACTACGACGGCCCGATCGAGAACCCCACCTGCACCGCCGAAGACGTCGAGTACATCTTGCGGGCCGTGAATGCCGCCACCACCGCAACGGTGACCAACGACGACGTCATCGGCACGTGGGCCGGCCTGCGCCCCCTGATCGCCGATGCCAAGTCGACGCGCACCGCCGACCTGTCGCGCCGGCACAGCGTCACCACGTCGCCCGCCGGCATGGTGACGGTGACGGGCGGCAAGCTCACCACGTATAGGCAGATGGCGGAGGACACCGTGGATGTCGTGACCAAACACCTCGGCGTGAAGACGCGTTGCAAGACGAAGCGCTTCAAGCTGCTCGACGACCGCGCCGAGGTCGACGCGCTGGCCCGCACCGACGACCTGGCCGCGCCCCTCGTCGCCGGCCTCGAGTACCGGCGCGCCGACGCGGTGTTCGCCGCCCGCCACGAAATGGTGGTGTCGTTGACCGACGTGCTGGCCCGGCGCACCCGCGCCCTCCTGCTCGACCGCGACGCCGCGGTCGCCGCCGCGCCCGACGTGGCCGCGCTGATCGCCCCCGACCTCGGCTGGTCACCCGACGACGTGCGCGCGCAGGTCGACGAGTTCCGCCGCATCGCCGCCGCCGAAGACCAGGCACAGCACGCATGA
- a CDS encoding WhiB family transcriptional regulator, which produces MNATWRNRAACRGIDPEVFFPVTEEDAEAAKAICNVCPVREACLEFALAAREREGVWGGCTERERRRIVRQRRKTA; this is translated from the coding sequence ATGAACGCCACCTGGCGGAACCGAGCAGCTTGCCGAGGCATCGACCCTGAGGTCTTCTTCCCGGTAACGGAAGAGGACGCAGAGGCGGCCAAGGCCATCTGCAACGTGTGCCCTGTGCGCGAAGCGTGCCTGGAGTTCGCCCTCGCTGCCCGTGAGCGCGAGGGCGTCTGGGGCGGTTGCACCGAGCGCGAGCGCCGCCGCATCGTGCGCCAGCGCCGCAAGACCGCCTAG
- a CDS encoding GNAT family N-acetyltransferase: MIRAYRDSDLERLYEICVRTGDAGQDAWDLVSDKQLYGHIWAAQYGLLEPEHAFVVTDADDVAGGYVLAALDTHAFEQRCDESYWPALQAQYPQGSGEGLDALLIGMIHSPTHMPRAITEEYPSHLHIDLLPPFQGGGWGKRMMETAMDSLRADGSVGLHLGVSAKNTRALGFYEHLGFHELHVSPMLHLLGIRL, from the coding sequence GGACAGCGACCTCGAACGGCTCTACGAGATCTGCGTGCGCACCGGCGACGCCGGTCAGGACGCCTGGGATCTCGTGTCCGACAAGCAGCTCTACGGCCACATCTGGGCGGCGCAGTACGGCCTGCTCGAGCCCGAGCACGCCTTCGTGGTGACCGACGCCGACGACGTGGCCGGCGGCTACGTGCTCGCCGCGCTCGACACCCACGCCTTCGAGCAGCGCTGCGACGAGTCGTACTGGCCGGCGCTCCAGGCGCAGTACCCGCAGGGGTCAGGCGAGGGCTTGGACGCGCTGCTCATCGGGATGATCCACTCGCCGACCCACATGCCGCGGGCGATCACCGAGGAGTACCCGTCGCACCTCCACATCGACCTGCTGCCGCCGTTCCAGGGCGGCGGCTGGGGCAAGCGCATGATGGAAACGGCGATGGACTCCCTGCGCGCCGACGGCTCCGTCGGCCTGCACCTCGGCGTGAGCGCCAAGAACACCCGAGCCTTGGGCTTCTACGAGCACCTGGGGTTCCACGAACTCCACGTCTCGCCCATGCTCCACCTGCTCGGCATCCGCCTCTAA